One Capricornis sumatraensis isolate serow.1 chromosome 8, serow.2, whole genome shotgun sequence genomic region harbors:
- the MYBBP1A gene encoding myb-binding protein 1A has translation MAEPASVEVTEPLAPGEAQKSGARPADRHGLLKHSREFLDFFWDIAKPQQETRLEATEKLLEYLRAKPKGSSEMKYALKRLITGLGGGREAARPCYSLALAQLLQSFEDIPLGSILQQIQERHDLQKVKKGMMRPALFGNLFGVLALFQSGRLVKDSEALMKSVKLLQALGQHYNHLQEQPQKALVDILSQVPETALQEILPKVLKPDMNSVLGSPEHLELFLLAQQKVPKKLEKLMGPVNLFSDENIPRLVTVLKTVANSVKKERKLPTVALDLLRLALQEDKFPWFWKEVVEQGLLKKQFWPSSYLCFRLLGAALPLLSKEQLQLVMQGDLIRHYGEHMVTAKLPKQFKFAPEMNEYVGAFLEGCKDDPERQLALVVAFTSITNQGLPVVPTFWRVVQFLSPTALKGYVAWLRDMFLQPDLDSLVDFSTYNQKKTQDASFHGPERAVFRLRKWIILRLVSIVDNLHVEKEEALIEEVARFCFFHSFFETKKPTSEIPESEQHFTLALDGRTREVVCSAFFSLLQTLSTQFRLAPEQTADGRPWTYHLVQFADILLNHSRNVAPLTAFTAQQRQAWDRMLKTLKELDTLSSEAKATAFQHLLLLVGIHLFKSPAESCDLLGDIQTCIKKSLGEKTRRTRSKATNPQEPPWVEVLVEILLSLLAQPSHLMRQVARSVFGHICSHLTLRALQLILDVLNPEESQDEDDNVVVTDDSEEQPLGGAEDKSSDGEDSKGSKGSESEAESDDDSDEEDRDGDVDQGFRAQLMAVLQAGKALGGADSEDDDDEELGDEAMMALDKSLASLFAEQKLRIQARKDEKNKLQKEKALRRDFQIRVLDLIEVLVTKQPENPLVLELLEPLLLVIRRSMRSNSSAKQEQDLLHKTARIFTHHLCRSRHYCRTAGDRVETLYARLEQLVQQASQQADSSVALYHFNASLYLLRVLRGSTVDKPARKAQKKEKASKDASSQPQGPEAASCLDLSLVTPIYSSALSSFLTKRNSPLTVPMFLSLFARHPMLCKNLLPIVVEHVTSHTRPRHQVQACLLLQKTLPTRELRVCFKDPEWKQLLGQTLGKVTEILRTLGEAETKSGHQKDLAALELLNTLFRNFHHEKLTVDLTAVLGVLQSQQPRLQQRLQQGGHSAGSSRLHDLYWQAMKFLGVQRPKPEKDTKEAPQATQQSPVSMKRKKKGFLPETKKRKKRKPEATTQEAAAAKPEAASGDQPPSAGKKKKKKMKKTKSPAQSQVNGTPAAKSPTPEPPAVSPSTPAKTPKPQKKSQKLSQMNEATPLPCQSPEEPAAKKRQKKLPQKGVSGKSPQSALPRKKARLSLASRSPSLLQSGAKKVQLRKAKKL, from the exons ATGGCGGAGCCGGCGAGTGTGGAAGTCACTGAGCCCCTGGCTCCGGGAGAGGCCCAGAAGAGCGGCGCCCGGCCTGCCGACCGTCATGGCCTGCTCAAGCACAGCCGCGAGTTTTTGGACTTCTTCTGGGACATTGCGAAGCCGCAGCAGGAGACGCGGCTTGAGGCTACAGAGAAGCTGCTGGAATATCTGCGCGCAAAGCCGAAG GGATCTTCCGAGATGAAGTACGCCCTGAAGCGCCTAATCACTGGGCTCGGGGGTGGACGAGAAGCAGCCCGGCCCTGCTACAGTTTGGCCCTGGCACAG CTGTTACAGTCTTTCGAAGACATCCCTTTGGGCAGCATCCTGCAGCAAATACAGGAGAGACATGACCTGCAGAAGGTTAAGAAG GGGATGATGAGACCTGCCCTCTTTGGAAACCTGTTTGGGGTGCTAGCCCTCTTTCAGTCAGGCAGGCTAGTGAAG GACTCAGAAGCACTGATGAAGTCAGTGAAGCTGCTGCAGGCCCTGGGCCAGCATTACAACCACCTTCAGGAACAGCCCCAGAAGGCCCTGGTGGACATCCTCTCTCAG GTCCCGGAGACCGCGCTGCAGGAAATCCTGCCCAAAGTCCTCAAGCCTGACATGAATTCAGTTCTCGGCTCCCCTGAGCACCTGGAGCTCTTCCTCTTGGCCCAGCAGAAGGTGCCCAAGAAGCTGGAGAAGCTGATGGGACCGGTCAACCTGTTCTCGGACGAGAACATCCCCAG GCTGGTGACTGTGCTAAAGACGGTGGCCAACTCTGTGAAGAAGGAACGCAAGCTGCCCACCGTGGCTCTGGACCTGCTCCGCCTGGCGCTCCAGGAGGACAAGTTCCCATGGTTCTGGAAGGAggttgtggagcaggggctcctGAAGAAGCAGTTCTGGCCGTCCAG CTACCTGTGCTTCCGCCTGCTGGGCGCAGCCCTGCCCCTGCTGTCCAAGGAGCAGCTGCAGCTGGTGATGCAAGGGGACCTGATCCGACATTACGGGGAGCACATGGTCACCGCTAAG CTCCCGAAGCAGTTCAAGTTTGCCCCGGAGATGAACGAGTACGTGGGGGCCTTCCTGGAAGGCTGCAAGGACGACCCCGAGCGGCAGCTGGCCCTGGTAGTGGCCTTCACGTCCATCACCAACCAGGGCCTCCCTGTGGTGCCCACCTTCTGGCGGGTCGTGCAGTTCCTGAGTCCCACCGCCCTCAAGGGGTACGTGGCCTGGCTGCGGGACATGTTCCTCCAGCCTGACCTGGACTCCTTGGTGGACTTCAGCACCTACAACCAGAAGAAAACCCAAGATGCTTCGTTCCATGG GCCTGAGCGAGCTGTGTTCCGGCTGCGGAAGTGGATCATCCTTCGCCTGGTCAGCATCGTGGACAACCTGCACGTGGAGAAGGAGGAGGCGCTGATCGAGGAGGTGGCCAG gtTTTGCTTTTTCCACTCGTTCTTCGAGACAAAGAAGCCCACGTCAGAGATCCCTGAGTCCGAGCAGCACTTCACCCTCGCCTTGGATGGCCGGACCCGGGAGGTGGTGTGCAGTGCCTTCTTCAG tctGCTTCAGACCCTCAGCACGCAGTTCAGGCTGGCGCCGGAGCAGACGGCAGACGGGCGGCCCTGGACCTACCACTTGGTGCAGTTTGCAGACATACTGCTGAATCACAGCCGCAATGTGGCTCCACTGACAGCCTTCACCGCGCAGCAGCGCCAAGCCTGGGACCG GATGCTGAAGACGCTGAAGGAACTGGACACCCTCTCTTCAGAGGCCAAGGCCACTGCCTTCCAGCACCTGCTACTCTTGGTGGGCATCCACCTCTTCAAG TCCCCCGCAGAAAGCTGTGACCTCCTGGGCGACATCCAGACCTGCATCAAGAAGAGCCTGGGAGAGAAGACCCGCCGGACCCGTTCCAAGGCCACCA ACCCCCAGGAGCCGCCGTGGGTGGAGGTGCTGGTGGAGATCCTGCTCTCCCTCTTGGCCCAGCCCAGCCACCTGATGCGCCAGGTAGCCCGCAGCGTGTTCGGCCACATCTGCTCCCATCTGACCCTACGTGCCCTGCAGCTCATCCTGGAT GTGCTGAACCCGGAGGAGAGCCAGGACGAGGACGACAACGTGGTGGTGACAGACGACTCCGAGGAGCAGCCGCTGGGGGGTGCGGAG GACAAGAGCTCAGACGGCGAGGACAGCAAGGGCAGCAAAGGCTCAGAGAGTGAGGCGGAGAGCGACGACGACAGCGACGAGGAGGACCGAGACGGGGACGTGGACCAGGGCTTCCGGGCGCAGCTGATGGCGGTGCTGCAGGCCGGGAAGGCGCTG GGTGGAGCGGACAGTGAGGATGACGACGACGAGGAGCTAGGGGACGAGGCCATGATGGCCCTGGACAAGAGCCTGGCCAGCCTCTTTGCTGAGCAGAAGTTGCGCATCCAGGCCCGGAAGGACGAGAAGAACAAGCTGCAGAAGGAGAAGGCGCTGCGGCGGGACTTCCAGATCCGG GTCCTAGACCTGATCGAGGTGCTGGTGACCAAGCAGCCCGAGAACCCCCTGGTCCTGGAGCTGCTCGAGCCGCTGCTGCTCGTCATCCGGCGGAGCATGCGCAGCAACAGCAGCGCCAAGCAGGAGCAGGACCTGCTGCACAAGACTGCCCGCATCTTCAC gcATCACCTGTGCCGCTCTCGGCATTACTGCCGCACGGCGGGCGACCGCGTGGAGACTCTGTACGCCCGGCTGGAGCAGCTGGTGCAGCAGGCCAGCCAGCAGGCTGACTCCTCTGTCGCCCTCTACCACTTCAACGCCTCCCTCTACCTGCTCCGCGTCCTGAGGGGCAGCACCGTGGACAAGCCCGCCCGCAAGGCCCAGAAGAAGGAGAAAGCCAGCAAAGATGCCAGCTCCCAGCCCCAGGGCCCGGAG GCTGCCAGCTGCCTGGACTTGAGCCTTGTGACCCCGATCTACTCGTCAGCGCTGAGCTCCTTCCTGACCAAGCGCAACAGCCCCCTCACGGTCCCCATGTTCCTCAGCCTCTTCGCCCGGCACCCG ATGCTCTGTAAGAACCTACTCCCCATCGTGGTCGAGCACGTGACAAGCCACACGCGGCCCCGCCATCAG gtccaGGCCTGCTTGCTGCTCCAGAAGACCCTGCCCACACGGGAGCTACGCGTGTGCTTTAAGGACCCAGAGTGGAAGCAGCTGCTGGGCCAGACCCTGGGGAAGGTCACCGAG ATCCTGCGGACGCTGGGCGAGGCTGAGACCAAGTCGGGGCACCAGAAGGATCTGGCGGCCTTGGAGCTGCTCAACACTCTGTTCAGGAATTTCCATCACGAG AAGCTGACCGTGGACCTGACCGCCGTCCTGGGCGTGCTGCAGAGCCAGCAGCCGAGGCTGCAGCAGAGGCTACAGCAGGGCGGGCACTCGGCCGGGTCCAGCCGCCTCCACGACCTCTACTGGCAGGCCATGAAGTTCCTCGGAGTCCA GCGCCCCAAGCCAGAGAAGGATACCAAGGAGGCCCCTCAGGCCACACAGCAGAGCCCCGTTAGCATGAAGCGGAAGAAAAAGGGCTTCTTGCCAGAGACCAAGAAGCGCAAGAAACGTAAGCCTGAGGCCACCACacaggaggcggcggcggccaaGCCTGAAGCCGCCAGTGGGGACCAGCCCCCCAGCGCCggcaagaagaagaagaagaagatgaagaagacCAAGTCCCCAGCACAGTCCCAGGTGAATGGGACACCTGCTGCCAAGAGTCCGACCCCAGAGCCCCCTGCTGTGAGCCCCAGCACCCCCGCCAAGACCCCAAAGCCACAGAAGAAAAGCCAGAAGCTGTCCCAGATGAACGAAGCCACTCCTCTGCCTTGTCAATCCCCCGAGGAGCCGGCTGCCAAAAAGCGTCAGAAGAAGCTGCCCCAAAAGGGAGTTTCAGGCAAGTCGCCACAGTCCGCGCTGCCTCGGAAAAAGGCCAGGTTGTCCTTGGCCAGCAGGAGCCCCAGCCTCCTCCAGAGTGGGGCCAAGAAGGTGCAGCTGAGGAAGGCAAAAAAGCTCTGA